The nucleotide window AGTCAATCCAGAAAACAAACGAATTCAAGAAACTGGTTTTGTAAAAATATAATACGATATCATAATTGCAAATCATAGTGACTCAAGAGCTAAGCTATGACATAGTTGTGGTTGGTGCAGGGCCTGCAGGCTCGTCTGCGGCATTTTCTGCAGCCAAGCTAGGGCATCGAGTGGCACTAGTAGAAAAAGAAGAAACAGTTGCACAGACAGTTCGAACAAGCGGTGTTACGTGGATGGACTCTATAAAAGAGTTTGAGATTCCCGAGTATTGCTACAATCCGGTGAAAAACTATGGGTTTTGCTCTCCAAACAACGAGGTTGTGATATCAGGGAAAATTGCAATGGCCGCAGTGTTGGATGTAAGAAAGACATACCGATGGCTTGCAGAAAAGGCGCAAAAGCAAGACGTAGAACTATTCCTAAACACGACAATTACTGGTGCTGCAAGAGACCAGCACGGAATCACACTATCTGCGACATCTCCAAACGGTGAGATCTCATTTCACTGTAAGATAGTAATTGATGCAAGCGGGTTTCAAACTATTGTTGGAAAATCCCTGGGCCTAACAACACAGTGGAAGCGATTTGGTGCCGGTGCAGAATATGAGGTAGAGGCAGAAAATGCAGACCCAGACACCTGGTGGCTAATGGTAGGACAAGATTATTCACCTGCAGGCTATGCGTGGATTTTCCCATTGGGTGGAAAAATTGTCAGAATTGGCGTCGGTGTAGGAAAACCAGAATCCCCACTAGACCCAACTGAGCGGCTAAAAGAGATAATTGAGAAAAAGCTTGGACCAATTGCAAAGCTTGGCAAGATAACACCAATTGAATTCCATTATGGCTTGATTCCAAATGACGGCCTCTCCAGAAAGACAGTTTATGATAATTTGATTTTGGTTGGAGACACTGCAGGTCAGGCAAATCCGCTGGTACTGGAAGGAATTAGATACGCAATTAGATTTGGGCGAGTGGCAGGGGAGACTGCAGCAAATGCAATTCATAGGGGCGATCTATCAGAGAAATCCCTCATATCATACGAGGAGAACTGGAAAAAAGCAATCCAGTCCAAGATAAACTCTGCATCAAAGGTCCAAGCGCGATGGATTGGACTCTCTGATCAGGAGTGGGACAAGGAACTGGACATAATCAGGGAGCTAAGCATTGATGAGTTTTTGGACTTTATCAAGGCAGACTTTGGACTTGCAAGCATAGTAAAGATGGCAGTCAGCCACCCAAAACTAGCAGTACGTCAATTATTCAATATTGTTAAAGGCGCGACAGGAAAATAGAATTTTATTCTATTCTAAAGAAATCCGACACTATCAGATCATGATACTCTAGCTGCGCTACATACACTCCAGGACCATACGATTTTGACAGGACCTGATTAAAGTGTCCAGACGCATTGTCCTTTAGTGGTATTTCGTCTATTCGCTCGCCGCTCTGATCAAAGATATCAACGTAAATGTCCTCAGGGAACGCCACTGTTTTGTATATGGCGCCAGACAAATACAATTTTCCATCATCCACATATGCATCCAGTATTCCTATCTTTGAGCGGCTAGGCAGGTATCGCTCTATCATGGACTGTAACTCGGATATCTTGGATTTTGCAGATGATGTGTCTCTGTCATGCAATGAATTTTTGATATCAGAGATAACTCCATCAAACTTTTCCTTGTTTGCATTGTATCCAGTTTTTCCAAATGTCTCAATAAAGTTCTGTAAATCCTCAAACTGTCTGGCCAAGTCCACATTTTGCGTATAGCCCTTTGATGGTGGAGGAGTCTTGGCAGTAATAGTTGGCTTTTCTGCAATGTCGATAATTTGCGAGCCGATGGCGTTTCTCCACTGTAGCTTCACCACATACAATCCAGGCTCGGTTGGTGCAAACCACTGGGTGTAGAAATCTCCATCTTTGGTATCAGAGAACTTTAGTGTGCTGTGCTGGCTTCCCTGCATGTCATATACTGTAAGGTAGAGATTTTCACGTCTATCAAATAGTTCCTTGTCTACTGCGCCATTCATTACCCAGATTTGTGATTCTGGATTGTATGAAATATCAAATAGTATTTTTTTGTGATTGTCTTCTAGTTCGTCGGATACAAAGTTACGGATCTCTTGTAGCTTCTTTTCTGCATCATCCCAGTTTCCATAATCTACCAGCTCATACGCATCTTCTGTTAGAGTGAGAAATTCCTGTGAGTGAGAGTCAAATCCTGCATTGTAGAATGTATTTACAAAGCCAGAGATCTGTTCCAGTTTTTTGCGATACTCGATTCTCTTTATCTCATCAAGAGAATAGCCCTCCTCTGAGCCAAACGGATCCTCTGAATATTTCTCAGAGACCTCTCGCCACTCATCAAATAGCGCCCGAACTTGGTTGTCTGCGGAATCAAGGTCTTTTTTGACCACCAAGTCTCGTGCCTCATCTAGGCGTATTTTCATAGAATCAGTAAAGTCAAGATATCCTGGCAGGAACTTGTTGTGTCGCTCGCCAAGTAAAATGAGATTTTCAATTGATTTTGCGCGCTGTAGAATTTCGGATGCACGAATCTTGTACGCGTCCTTTGTGTAAGAGTCAAGCTTTGCACGAATTATCGAGCCTTGTGTACTGTAATAGTTTAGGAGGACTTCGATTTTGTCGATTTTGTTTATTGTTGGATTTCCTTTTTCGATTTCTATTGCGGTTTCTATGACCTTTAGCGCGTTTGTTATAGTATTGAGACTCTCATAGTCAGATTGCAACTCCGCCTTTGATCGTAGTTTTTCATAGTCAAACTTTAGAACAGACAACGGGCTGCGCTTTTCCCTTAGATCATTAATTGATGCCTCATAATCAGATACAATATCGAGTATCTCGTTTAGTGTTTGCGCATCCTTTACCTTGTCCAGTAAAATCTGGAACGAGTCAATCATGGACTCGTTTCCGGAATTATTATTTTTGGCAAACGTTATGGTGCTTGATATTCGAGATGAAATTTCTATGACATTTTTCATGTCAATGATTTCCTGCTGTGAGTCGATGATGTCTTGTGGTGAGGTTGCACTGGAGAGCTTGCTCATCAGCGAATCCAGTCTTGGCTGAATTAGTATTGCAAGTTCGGAATTATCTGTGCTGTTTGAGGATACGAATCTGTCTACTTTGTCCAGATGTCTCAAAAGTAGTGCAGCCTCGTGCAGCTTGTCGACCTTTGGTTTTGTCTCTAGGAACTTTGCCAGAGTTTCCTTGCCAAGCAATGATTCACGCAGCTGACTCCATTCGGTTCTGACCAGTCTTGATAGGTTGTCGTCTTTTTTGAGTGTGCCATCAAGTAGTCTTGCTTCGGTTAAGAGATTCACCAAGTCGTTTAGCTCCTCGGTGTAGACTGGTCCCGTGCCTCGTGCAAAGATAAAGCCGATTTCCTCTTTGACCAGCCTGTTCATTATGGATTGGGATTTTGTCATCAGGTTTAGCAATAATTGGTTCAGCTCTGAGTAGCTAAGTTGTTTTTCCTGTGGTGCCTTTTGTGGGTCCACATTTGTTATGGAAACATAAATGTCGCTTAGCTCCTTTATTGCGGACTTGTCATCACCAATTCCAGAGTAAAACACAATTCCGGCAGTCTGCCTGTCGATTTTTTTTGCCTCATCGACATCCAGTTTTGATTCTGTGACTAGTGATTTTGTGGTTGCAAATGCGGTTTCCACTGCAGGTCGGATTCTGTAATCCAAATCCAGTATGTCTGCTTCTGCAGAATATTCCAAGAATAGATCAACGTAGAGATCCTTTAGCTTGGAAAGATCAGTAGTTGTTTGTAGCTCAGAAAATCTTGCCTCATAATCACTTGATATGGTGGAAGATTTTTTGACTGATGAGATTTTTGATTCTATTAATGAAACTGCAGATCCCAGATAGTCCTTGCCGGATTTTTCTTGGAGTTTTTCGTTTTTGACAGTAAATGAGCTTGATGCGGTGTAATCACCATAAAATATTCTAACATCGTATTTTCCTGTCAGCCCACAAATCTTGCCGGTAAGCGGAATCGGGTCTGTTACAAAATTGCCATTTGATAGGGGCTTTAGCTGCTGAATCTGGCAGAGATCCCCATTTGGGTTTATTATTTGAGTTACAACATACAAGTCTGGTGAGACCTGTGCCAACTCTCCAAAGACAAAGACGTTTTCGCCCTTTTTGTAATCACCAAAAGTATCAAGTAGAATGATTCTGGATGAGCTTTGCGAGAATGCATTGGTTGGAATCAGCAGCATAGCCAATAGTACCACTACTGTACCAACTTTACGCATAGATGAGATCAGGTCGGAAAAGACTACTTAAGCCTTAGGTATGATTTCTCCTTAGGCTACAAGAATCTGTTTTTGGAATATTCCTTTTGGGAGAGTCATCGGCTCTTCAATTTTTGGAATCTCGGCCATAAAGCACAAGGCATGTACCTGTTCTTGGGTCCGCCTGCCACATTGTATGCACACAAGGCTGACTGCGCTTTTGCATTCGGCACAAATGGTGCATTTTCGTAGCATTCCGCCACAGTTTCTGCATGATTCGTCTGGCATTTTGTTCTCAGAGGTGCTTTTTGATATTTTGGATATAAGATTGTGGTAGAAATTCTATGTACGATTCATCAGTGGATTAGGCGTCTCTTTCTTGATTTTCTAACATACAGTACGGTGCCAACTATAATCAAACCCAATATGATAAAAATCGGACCATAGTCAAGCTGGGCTTTAGTTTTTTCCTGTGATAGTATAGTCTCTTCAAATTCATCATCAATTGAATCCAAAACAGAAAAGCTTGTAGTGTAAATGTCTGGCTTTAGTACAGAATCCGAAATGGCATAGACTTTGAGATCATTACCACCATCCATGGATGAGGTTATTTCCGGCGATAGGAGAATCTGTGCAAAATCATTTTGGATTGGAATTATCCCGCTTGTTACCTCAGCGCCAGTCCCATCATTTACAAAATAGTACAGGTCTGTTGCATGAACTGTTGTAATTGGAATATCCAGTGTGATGCCTTTTGCAATTTTCTCAGGAACCGAGATATCCGTTATTTGCGGCAAGCTGACATCCTCGAATTTGCTCCAATATCCTGCAGGATATGGATATGTAGGATCATCAAATGATTTGATGGTGATTGTTCTTGCCTCAGGTGAATAACTATCAAGGTAGAACGGACCATTGCTAATTACAGCATGGTTTTTTTGCTCTATCCACAGTATGGTGCCAGCGTATCTGGAATTTGCATCATTCTCAAAGCCCTGCAAAGACTTTGGCACCACGCCAGATGCAGAAAACTCTTCGAGGTATTGCCGAACCAGTTGTGCATCACGCGGAATGATTAATGAAAACCAGTTCAGGCTTTTTGCCTGAGCATCGGTTCTTGAAAAAGAGGCCTTGCCATCAAGCACTGCCTGCTCCATTGCAGTCATTACCTCCCAAGGCATGGTAACCCAGACTCCACCCCAATCAGCAATTTCTGATTCATCAAAATGCCAAAAATCAACATAAACTTCTATTGTGTCATCATCGATTGGCCTGACTGCAATTAGGGTTTTTGCGGATTGGCTTGCAGTCGGAGTGTATTCAGGATCAAATGTTTTGTCATCTGGGGTTTGCGCAGAGCCCCATTCCTGTGCAAAATAAATCGAATACAGCACATCATTCATGTCCATTTTCTGGCCGTTGTGCCAGTTCGACCAGACCAGATCATACGTTACTTTGCTTATTGCCTTTTTGCCATTTGAGGAGACCCATTTTTGCAGTGTAGGATCCCAACTGATGGCATCAGAAGGCACATCCAGTTTTTGGTTTGGGCCCGCAGTTTCCACCTTCCAGTCTTGACGGACTGGAAAGTTTTGACCGGAATAAGGATTCTTGAACATGCCGGGATCATACAAAGTGTCCCAGATGTTTTTGGAATATGCATCTGCCAGTCCGCGCACCGGGTTCCATGCGCCTTGATAGATTTGCTTGACTCCGATTTTTAATGTGGGTTCATCAGACCTAGAGTTGATTGGCGTAAATCTGGTTTGGATTCCGCCACCAAAATCATTGATCACGCCTTTAATGTCCTTGTTTACTACAAACGGATCAATCTTTGCTGCCAAAAATATTCTGACTGACTCGTTTACTCCTAGCGTGGTTGCCTCTCGGATTAGTACTGCTCGCTGCTCATATGAGGTGTAATTACTGGAATAGATCTTCTGTGTGACACCATCCAGTTGTGGATTTTTGTAATTCCAGTATTGTGGATTGTTAAAGCCCGGCATGTTAGAGTACCATGGCGCATACATTTGCGCAAGGCCTAGCGGATCATACTTGACAAATGCAGACCTTCCGGCATATCCTTCGGTGTAAAGACTCCAGGCAAGGTCTGCAGGATCAGAGCCATACACCAAAACATATGCCTTGTTGAGATCCCCAAAGTCCTTTTTGACGGTAAACCCTATTTTTTCCAATTCCGATGATATCACCTCGCCAATTGAGTTTCGAACAGGATCATCATTTCTAATGAAAAACGTGACTGTGATTGGCTCATTACCATACATCCATTTGCCGTCGATTTTCTGAGCCCCAGCCTCAACTAGTCCCTGTGTGATCATGGAGTTTGCAAGCTCGGGATTGTATCTAAAATGAAATTTCTCAATCTCTGATACTATGAGCAAAAAGTCCGGATCATATGGCCCATAATTTGATGACATTACCACGCCATAGCCAGACATGAGCTCATCCACTATCAGTTTTCTGTCAATCAGATAGTTTAGTGCAAATCGTATCTTTTGTATGGAAAATGGGTTGAATTTTTCTCCCTCTGCAGGATTTACCAGTATGCTAAAAGAGCCGCCAGTAGTATAATGAATTTGCAGATTTTGCGTATCAGTATCTTGAATTAGCTCGGCCGGAATTCTGGAATAATAGATATCAAGATTTTTCTTTTTTACCTCTTCTATTGCCGTGCTCTCATCCAGATACTGGATGAACTGGATGGTATCAACAAATGTTCCCTTTTCCGCAAACGCCAGATTCACCCCAAACAAAAATACAAAAACAAAGACAACTAGAATCTT belongs to Candidatus Nitrosotenuis cloacae and includes:
- a CDS encoding NAD(P)/FAD-dependent oxidoreductase, which codes for MTQELSYDIVVVGAGPAGSSAAFSAAKLGHRVALVEKEETVAQTVRTSGVTWMDSIKEFEIPEYCYNPVKNYGFCSPNNEVVISGKIAMAAVLDVRKTYRWLAEKAQKQDVELFLNTTITGAARDQHGITLSATSPNGEISFHCKIVIDASGFQTIVGKSLGLTTQWKRFGAGAEYEVEAENADPDTWWLMVGQDYSPAGYAWIFPLGGKIVRIGVGVGKPESPLDPTERLKEIIEKKLGPIAKLGKITPIEFHYGLIPNDGLSRKTVYDNLILVGDTAGQANPLVLEGIRYAIRFGRVAGETAANAIHRGDLSEKSLISYEENWKKAIQSKINSASKVQARWIGLSDQEWDKELDIIRELSIDEFLDFIKADFGLASIVKMAVSHPKLAVRQLFNIVKGATGK
- a CDS encoding ABC transporter substrate-binding protein; amino-acid sequence: MKILVVFVFVFLFGVNLAFAEKGTFVDTIQFIQYLDESTAIEEVKKKNLDIYYSRIPAELIQDTDTQNLQIHYTTGGSFSILVNPAEGEKFNPFSIQKIRFALNYLIDRKLIVDELMSGYGVVMSSNYGPYDPDFLLIVSEIEKFHFRYNPELANSMITQGLVEAGAQKIDGKWMYGNEPITVTFFIRNDDPVRNSIGEVISSELEKIGFTVKKDFGDLNKAYVLVYGSDPADLAWSLYTEGYAGRSAFVKYDPLGLAQMYAPWYSNMPGFNNPQYWNYKNPQLDGVTQKIYSSNYTSYEQRAVLIREATTLGVNESVRIFLAAKIDPFVVNKDIKGVINDFGGGIQTRFTPINSRSDEPTLKIGVKQIYQGAWNPVRGLADAYSKNIWDTLYDPGMFKNPYSGQNFPVRQDWKVETAGPNQKLDVPSDAISWDPTLQKWVSSNGKKAISKVTYDLVWSNWHNGQKMDMNDVLYSIYFAQEWGSAQTPDDKTFDPEYTPTASQSAKTLIAVRPIDDDTIEVYVDFWHFDESEIADWGGVWVTMPWEVMTAMEQAVLDGKASFSRTDAQAKSLNWFSLIIPRDAQLVRQYLEEFSASGVVPKSLQGFENDANSRYAGTILWIEQKNHAVISNGPFYLDSYSPEARTITIKSFDDPTYPYPAGYWSKFEDVSLPQITDISVPEKIAKGITLDIPITTVHATDLYYFVNDGTGAEVTSGIIPIQNDFAQILLSPEITSSMDGGNDLKVYAISDSVLKPDIYTTSFSVLDSIDDEFEETILSQEKTKAQLDYGPIFIILGLIIVGTVLYVRKSRKRRLIH